The Oryctolagus cuniculus chromosome 13, mOryCun1.1, whole genome shotgun sequence sequence ccgagccaggccaggctgcagccaggagccaggagcttcttctgggtctttcatgtgagtgcaggggcccaagcctttgaaccatcctctgctgctatcccaaacgcattagcaaggggctggattggaagtggagcagccaggactcgaactggtgctcaaatggattgctggcgttgcaggtggcagcttcgtGCACCACACCACAGCTGATTGCTTTTCTGTCCATTTTCTTAGTCACTAAAGCTTTCCAGTGGTCATAAGTGCTTTTAATAATTTTGACTGCAAAGTCCTTATCCTTAAATTCTACACTGAAAGcaagttcattttctgtttttctatcagGAAACTTGAACCCTCTGAAGCAGTCCCCAGGACCTTCTAAGTCACTGGGTTTCAGCCTTTTGACGTCATTAATGTCATTATAATTGGCCTCATCAGGATCGTGCACATTAAAGGCCCGGACCATCCAGTCAGTTTTACTTCATCAGTCACAATATGCCCACAACGTTCACCCTTGCGCACTTTCACTCTTGCACACACCTTTCTTTGAGTTTCACACTCATCAGTCCCGTCGTTGTCTTAAGAACAGCCAGTGTGTTTGTCATTGTGTCTGGGGCCTTCCCGAGTCTGAGGGATGGGCCATAGTTCCCTGTAAGGGAATAAGTTGGTGGTGTTATGGGGTTTTTTCTTCACATTCTGCTTCATTGAATTTAAAGGGCCCTTTATAGCAagctcccctttttttttttttattttttttttttattttttttttatttatttatttttttgacagacagagtggacagtgagagagagagagacagagagaaaggtcttcctttgccgttggttcaccctccaatggccgccgctgcagccggcacaccgcgctgatccgatggaggagccaggatccaggtgcttttcctggtctcccatggggtgcagggcccaagcacctgggccatcctccactgcactccctggccatagcagagagctggcctggaagaggggcaaccgggacagaatccggcgccccgaccgggactagaacccggtgtgccggcgccgcaaggtggaggattagcctattgagccacggcgccggccgcaagcTCCCTTTTTGCATTAGGCCAGCCTGGTACTTCTCATCCTTGTCTGCACCAGTTGCAATGTCATGAATGGAGGAGTGTGTCTCCCTTGGTCAGTTTTAAGGAAGACGCCATCCTCATGGGTAGGGGTCCCAGCCGGCGGCTCCCTGCTGAAGGTGCTCTGTGCCGGGGATGGGGCCGTGGCTGCTGCCACACAGCCAGCAGCCTGCACTCAGCGGTAGCTGCAGGAGAGGCACACGTGTCCTGGTTACACGATACACAGTTGCTTTCTGAAGCGCTCTCATATTCAGATAGCTCTGCGACTGGAAAAGTCCTGCTTCCTGGGTTCACTGCCCTCTTGACCACTCTAATTGGTCTGCTGCATCCTGCAGTTTGACAGGACCAAATGGTCACGCAAGGTCACATGGTCCTTTCGACAGTGGGTTTGGAGACCAGATGGGAGTCCTGTTTACAGCTCTAGGGCATTCATTTATCACCTAACCTCTCTGACCTTTGGTTTCTTTCCTAAAATAATGATCTTTGGGGCAAACCTGCTGCTcatgataccagcatcccgtaaCAGAagacaggttccagtcctggctgttccaattctgatccagctccctgctaatgtgcctgggaaggcagcagaagaggcccaagtccttggacccacacccctgtgggagacccagatggagttcctggctcctggcttccgatctggctgttgtggccatctgggggagtgaatccgtggacggaagatcttgatctctctcttgctttgcctttcaaataaattaattaattaaaaaaaaaaaacacctgtggcTCAAAGTGACTGCACAATACACAGGGCATTGGTGTGGAAAGCAGGAATCCTTCGCAATTATTGACGTAAATTCCTTCACTTGGATTTCTGAAGGGAGGCAGACAAAGGGAAGTGACAAGGCCAAGCCCCCCCTCTGAAATCCACAGACGCCTTAGGGGAGGCTTCCTAACGCCCCTGTGCAGAGGACAGACGGAGCACGGGACAGGCGTGCCTTCTGTTTCACTCTTAGGTTAGCAAACGTATTTGGATTGCCTCTTAGAGGAGGTTTTGAAAccttaaattacatttttcaaatactGGCTTTGCTCCAGTTTGGAAGGCTGTTTTGTATTTGTTATGTCCCATCATTCATGTAATGGAGTGGGATCTTGCTGCATTGGGAGGGGAACAGGCCTCAGGACACCTGTGGCCACCCTGCACCCCCCAGCTGGTGAGCAGGCCGACCCTGGTTCCAGATCTCCAGCTTGAGACGGTTCTACTTTTCTATGATGCTTCACGGTAAGGAGCTCCCATTTAAACTTTTCTTTGGTTGAATCATTAATTTCCATTGTTATTTCCAGTGCCTCCAAAGATACAGCGTGGCCCAAAACATGTGAAAGTCCGGGTCGGGCAGAGAGCGGATGTTCCCTGCAACGCCCAGGGGACGCCTCGCCCCGTCCTGACCTGGGTGAAGGGCGGACGGACCCTGCTGCTCGATGGGGTGCAGCGCCTGAGCCGTCCCGATGGGACTCTGAGCTTGCAGCAAGCCGCGCTCTCAGACGCGGGCCTTTACACGTGTGTCGCCACGAACATAGCAGGCAGTGACGAAGCGGAGATAACGCTACATGTCCAAGGTGTTGTATGACGTGGAATGCTCGCGGTGGGGGCAGGGCGTAGGGAAAGCGCCAGGGTCTGTATGAGCGAGTCTAGGACCGTttggggaagacctctctgatgATCTTTTGTGACTCTAACTGAAAGGAGACCATTCATGAAGAAGCGTTACTGTTCTCTCACGCAGCCTGCGTCCATTCTTGCACATCTACTTTTTGCAGGAGAAGTTGCCGTGGGAGATGCAGCAATGGAAAGCACTGTGGATAGCCCCCTGTGCGCTGCTTCTGGTTGAGGGACGCGGGGGCTGAGGGCGTTGGAGTAGGACTTCATTCTCAGTGACAGGTCCTCGTCATACAGTCGGTCCCTTGGAGGAAGGGACACTGCCCCTCTCCGGCCCTGGCCGTGTTTTGAGGTGTGAACCATCAGTGTCTATTCTCTCGAGCAGCACATGCTCCTCCAGTTCCTGCCAGGAGTCTGGCGTGTTCTAGGCAGGTGAGaaagccaggacaaagccagaccCTGCTTCTGGGCTGTTCTGGCCAAGAATCCATCACGTTCAGGCATGTTCAGGGTAGTAGGTGTAGCCGCTGATCGATGCAGGTGCTTGATGATGCCTCGGCAGCATTTGAAGTTGCCCAAGAAAAGCCACTGATACTGCATTTGTTTTTCTCACAGAACCACCCACAGTGGAGGAGGTAGACTCTCCATTTAACACTCCATTCCAGGAAAGACTGGCCAGTCAACGCATTGCATTTCCATGCCCTGTAAGAGGTGTGTACTACCCAGAGTTATAGGCATTGCCATAATATCATTCCACTGTATTTATCCTAAATCGTCATCACTGTGAAATTCCGCTGTCAGTCCGTCCTTGTTCTAACATGTGAGTTTGGTAACAGCTAACCCCTTTCACAAACAGCTCTTTGAACAGGTGTTTTTCCCTCCCAAGAATTGCACTTTATGGAGATTTTCCCTTCTTTCAGTTTTGGCCAATCGAATCTGTTTTCCTTCtgtgtatttcattctttttcagtaTGATTTTCCTCTCAAATGTGACAGCTGGAGCTATTCAGGATACTCGAGATTTATCTCTGTTAGCCAGAAGTGTAAGTTCTGAACACTTCTGTTCTTAAAAACCCCTTCTCCCGTGTCTACTTTCCGCTGGCAATCCCAGGACCAGTTTGCAGCTTGTTTGCaagcccctcctctccctgaaTTGCTGGCTCTGTGCCACCACGGTGCCTGGCCACAGGTTGCTGCCGTCCCCTCAGATGTGAAAGAGGCGTGCCACTCTTACCCTTGCTGTGGGTGCTGACTCTGGCTCGTGACGCCCTCTGCGGTGCATCTGCAGCGCCTCCATGCACGGTGGCAGTCTGGCACAGCCTAAGCCGTGGCCCTCCTCAAGGGCTGCCATGGCTGCTCCACGAGTGCTCCCACGTGTGCCTGTGCTCAAGGCCAACTCCGTCTCTCTGACAAGCTTTTCCATCTCTCTGAGTGGTGGCTGTCCCAGTGATTACTCCACTTTCTGCCCATTTTAAACAGTGACTTAGCGAGCTTTTGTGTCTCAGGAGGCAGTGAGGGTCTGGCAGGAAAGCTGCTTGAGAAGAGTAAGGATCTTGGGTGCTCGGCACCACTCTCCTgcctgcagcacacacacactgctccctGTTCTCACAGGGTCCCCACCACTcagctgcctgcagcccccactcaccCCTGTTCTCACGGGGTCCCCACCACTCacctgcctgcagcccccactcaccCCTGTTCTCACGGGGTCCCCGCCACTCTCCTGCCTGCAGCACACACCCACTGCTCCCTGTTCAAACGGGGTCCCCACCACTCACCTGCCTGCAGCCCCCCTGCTCCCTGTTCTCACGGGGTCCCCACCACTCACCTGCCTGCAGCCCCTACTGCTCCCTGTTCTCACGGGGTCCCCACCACTCacctgcctgcagcccccactcaccCCTGTTCTCACAGGGTCCCCACCACtctcctgcctgcagcacccactCACCCCAGTTCTCACGGGGTCCCCACCACTCacctgcctgcagcccccactcaccCGTGTTCTTACAGGTCCCCACCActctcctgcctgcagcccccactcaccCCTGTTCTCACGGAGTCCCCACCACtcacctgcctgcagcacccactCACCCCTGTTCTCACGGGGTCCCCACCACTCacctgcctgcagcccccactgCTCCCTGTTCTCACTGGGTCCCCACCAATCacctgcctgcagcccccactcaccCCTGTTCTCACGGGATCCCCACCACTCACCTGCCTGCAGCATCCACTGCTCCCTGTTCTCActgggtccccaccactcacCCCTGTTCTCACAGGGTCCCCACCACTCACCCCTGTTCTCACGGGGTCCCCACCACTCACCCCTCTTCTCACGGGATCCCTGACTTCTCTCTGCTCTGAAAAGCCTCTCTGCCTCATTCATTTTCACCTGGGCATTCATTTAAAGTACCTGGATGCCTTTTCATTGTGTGTTGCTATGAATGATGTCTTGATCGTGGTAGCTTTACCACTTGTAGAATGAAGATAACGCAGcttgtttcttttgtttattcatttttgttgtcACTTATCAACTCAACAAAGTGTGGTAGACATGCATGAAGGCATGAGTGGAATGTAAGTAGTAATTATGATTCTTGCCTGACAGCCTGACCAGACAGCTGGCGTCCATCTGTTTTATTTGCCCTTCCGTATCAGTCAATGTTTGACTACGAGCACAGTACATAGGCCAGTCTTTGCTTCCCTTTCTCCTAAAGGTTTAACTTTTGTAGCCTTTATGAGTCTTTACCTCAACTTGCGTCTAGAGCAGTGGAATTCTGTGTATTCCTGCCATTCTTCTGTCCTTATCCATCTTTCAGCATTTTTATCATGTAACACAGGATCATTAACAAAgtcataatattaattttatttaatgtgctTATTTTATCTTCATGGGGATAAAGTGGATTTTTAATTTAGAGTAGTGCCTGGCACATTGACTGCTGACGAGTGCACTTATTCCTAGTACAGAGTTCTTCGTCTCCTTCTGATACTCCTTTTGGCTCTGCTGCTCACTCTGCAGTGgttctgtcatttttatttattagcacATTACTTCcattccctctctttgtcataaATAAATCCTGGAAAGCAATTTGCTCACTGCTTCCTCAACTATGTCTTTTCAGGGGTTGAGCTACTATCCTTGACTTAACTGAGTGAGATTTCCGGAAGGTGCGTGGACAGACGTTCCTTACCTCTACCATGTCAGGCCT is a genomic window containing:
- the LOC103351064 gene encoding LOW QUALITY PROTEIN: inorganic pyrophosphatase (The sequence of the model RefSeq protein was modified relative to this genomic sequence to represent the inferred CDS: inserted 1 base in 1 codon; substituted 1 base at 1 genomic stop codon): MSSRFAPKIIILGKKPKGPLNSMKQNVKKKPHNTTNLFPYRELWPIPQTREGPRHNDKHTGCSXDNDGTDECETQRKVCARVKVRKGERCGHIVTDEXKTDWMVRAFNVHDPDEANYNDINDVKRLKPSDLEGPGDCFRGFKFPDRKTENELAFSVEFKDKDFAVKIIKSTYDHWKALVTKKMDRKAISCGVVHEAATCNASNPFEHQFESWLLHFQSSPLLMRLG